The genomic window GgatttacatactgtagacCCTAATCCCACCCACACTAGTATTCTTAAACGCCCCTCACATTACACACTTTTCTGTTGATAGAGAACAGAACCTTTACTGCAGATAACGTAAactgattttgtttctttaataaCATTTTCAGGGCAATTATGATCCTGCAATAAATTTGACTATCTGAAAGAATTATTTTACAATGGCTTTCACCGAAAGGACCAATCAGTTTACTTTCTCATTCACAGACCACGACTCCACCTCTGATGAAGTGCCTACAGGTAAAGGCCTGTGAATAAGAATCACATGTGAAATATATTACAGCTCAAGGTATCTTGGATATCTTTAAAGTGACCACTGTGTCCACCTTCATTTTTACAGAGAGCATGAACTCCATTTCCCCTGACCAACCTAATGGTGAGTACAGCAGAACGAGCACACCACCAAGAAGCACATCTCAGAGCAGAAATGCACAGTCAGCAGTATGTGATGTCATTCCTCTGTATATCTGGCACTTTCAAATGATCTCTGAATCCCACACTGCTAGAAAACCTGTGGACTCTACTGGGATAAAATGTCTGGTCCTCTGAGTCCTTATAGAATTGTGGTTATTGGAAACGTCCACATGAAAAActcacaaaatacttttttatgttCATTCATCATGTGAAATTGTTTCCCTTGTCGGGTTTATGCTGATTTCAAGTTTTTGTGAGTTTTGAGAATCTGTCACAAGGACACAGTGTCCTAAAAGCATTGAATCTAGTGCATCATCTTCATTGCAGCTCTATACCTTTTTGTTGAGCTTGTCTGAAATACCgctttatttgaatttttgcgAATGTTTTCCGAACCACAAACCAGAATAgggccatttttaatttcagcagATGTCTGGAATTGGCAAGCTCCAGTTCACCTCTGCATTTAATGCACTCGTCCTACAGTATTCCCAGAAGGACGGAATGTACTGTAAAGGCCAACTGCTGCTACTGTGGCTGGTAAGCCTTAAAACAGCCCAAGAGCAAAATAACACTTAAACAGACAATAGTGTCCCTCCTCTGCACCCATACCTTTTGAGGTCTGATAAAGTAAGTAATGTTCGCACTGTCTGCAGGGATTCTGTGGGCCTGCAcaagtaaacatttgttttccatgATAGGACCAACTTGGAATGGACCTCGTATTGCATCTGCCACCTTTTCCCAGAAATTACGTATCAGttcatttctctcctctcaTGCCACCTTGTggtacatttaaataaagtgaTCCATTCTCTAAATCTGGgtagtgcaaaaataaaatgaacaaggAACAAACCATATCTGAACAGCTCTTAAACAAGAGAAGGTTTCCCtctttttgatttaaaataggcaattataataattacaatttttatattgataatatgtaatatatttaaagtatattttctttttcttttcatagaCGAACCTCAGTATTACAATGGAGGGAATGGAGgtggggaaaacattttttaatagtttttcattttagtgTTCAGGATTCATTTGTCTTTCTATTTTGTGATTTGGATGAattatttcaatgaaaagacagaaaagatttttttcccaataaataactaaattcGGCTTGAAATGAAATAGTAATGAAAATGTTGTAATAATGGGCTGACATGACCTACTTAACACAATTATTTAATGGTTAATTTCTCTGTGCCCTTTTGTCAAGATGTCCATATTAGCTGTTGTGAATATAGTAtatataaataactaaaatcttAATTAAATACTATTCAACTGTCATAATTGGTATTTTATGGAAGATAATAAAAcactaaaacatttcacaaaaatgttttattgtattgcaATGAATAGTCATAAGTTAGGTATTGTACGTATAGGGAAAACAAATTTTGTGTCTAACTCATAATGGCCCTAAACTTAACTGTGTTGATCATGCTAAGTGCCAAAAATATTCCACACACTGCATGACTGGAAGTGTTCAATCTTCCTCAGAGATTCGTGAGTTTGATTAGATCTGGACTCCACCTTCCATTGGCCCCTTTGTGAACTTTCCTGTGGAACTTCCACACGGGAATATCTGCTTGTTTTAGACAAAGCTAACCTACCAGCCCatgcatttttactgcattgtaggcctatatgatATGGCACTGAcgttaaataattgaaatgagaATGGTTACAGAGAGAATTGGTCACATAGATACTTCTGATATTAACGGACAGCtatacaacataaaaataaatgtaaataaaaatggattggggggggggggggggaggcgggctGGGCATTATTTAAATCTATATTCTTGTTCTTTGTGGAATATAATCAACAATGGGTTTAAGAGTAATATTATCTGTTATGCACTGAGCACTGGGCTAAAATACTGTTGAATGTGGGGATGTTCCTATAAACAAAGTGTAAAGTAAAATATCATTTGTGGTCTTCATTTTAGATCCCAGCAGCACAAGTGCTGAAGCCGATCATAGTGGTGAGTGTTCATTTGATATTCAGAATCCAGGATGAATTCGGACATGAACCAGAAGCACATTCTTCCGTGTTTGGTCCAGGTGTATCAATTGGCATTTGTACTACGGGTATAATGATACAACTTGACGATACAATAGCGATACCCTGAACAATGATATGATGCAATACAATTTATCTTAATTTACAACAATATGatacaattaataaataattatcacaatacaataaaattagCTGCAATGTGAATGTGACCATTAGATTCGACagatcccccctccccacctcactGACACTCAAGAGATTATTGAAATAACAAACAGTATAACTTTCAAAGTTTACAAGTGTTCATTAGCTTCTGTGCCTCAATctgccaaaataaaagtttgtcaTGTAAATTAATTGTTCATCATGATACGAATCGATTCATATCTATCACATGGATGCAGTTGCATTGTGATATTTGCATCGGGATGAATTGATGCATCGATGTTTCATTATGCCCTAATGTGTACCAATGTCATGTACATCAGACTGAGAACAACACCCATTTCTGTGAAACGAGCAAATAAATATACTGGTGGTATATAAATTCCTAAGTTAACCATTTTTTCAGCAACCCAATTTACAAATCAATCAGCCAATTTACCAGTAAGtcaaaaaaaattgattaatttgCAGGCcagtgaattaattaattggtcaaataaatgaaacatgtcaatccttttgctttgtttttcagacGGTCATCAACCTGGCAATGATGCGAATGGAAGCTCAGGTTGGTGCTACTCCATCCTGTCAATCAGCACATTTCTGTGAGAACATATAAAACTGTTCAATCACCCTGGAACTGATTCAATGCTAAGGGCATATCAGCAGTGTGATGTGCTCACAATGAATCGTTTTAATGGATATGACTGATTATACCACCCAGGGGAACAGTGTGTTGTGTTATACATCTCATTGCTTCTCATGACAATCGCAAGGAACGTGCTTAtgtaaaatgggaaaatgtgatttcattcttttgtgttgtattttgttttcattaattaacggacactttttctcttttgtttaatggtattattatttttatggtgTACAACTCCAaacaataatttcttttttttttttttagatgtcaCTAAAAGCAGTATTGAGGACCACGATGGTATGATATGGACTTTCTTACAGACTTGTCTGTGAATGTGAAGCAAACGCATGATTTCAAAGTGCATATATAAACAGCTGTGTGATGACAGAAGCCTTTGAATGTGTTCTAAAGAGTAATCCAGAAGAGATGCCATTGATCTGCAGTAAGTTTTGATTCTGGAGTGATATTGAAATGCTTTGATCACTGGTGCGGAATGGCCGtagagtgattttttttaaaaatagctaaGAAAGTAACAAATGACGCACGACTGAAAaagcttatttattattttcttttttatttttcagatgaGAGCCCGGACTCAGATGAAGGTCCGAAGCACAAATGAATCAGATCTCATCAGATTCCACATGATATATGTTAATGCTTGAGCGAGATGTTTTCCACAAACATATACAAGGGAATATTCCAATGACATATAAAGTAAACATTTATCTGTAAGGCACAATATGAATTGactattttattcagtttttcattGGCTTGCTTGTTATAGCATAAGACCACACTTAAGTAATCACAAAAATggatatcattaaaaaatgtttatcaatgATTATAGATCATGAACATCATTCATATTAAGGAAAGTAAATTCATTTGTTGCAACACATTCACTCATTCTCTGAATGTTCCATCACAAGGAGCTCCATCTAGAAAATTTTAAAACCCTAGAAAACTATTTTGTCTGTGCaatgtcaaataaaacacatttcttaacACAACCTAGATGGCAATTTAGTCTTCTGTTCATGTCTTAAATCCAAGGAGGAGGTGCAATATTTTTTAGCGAACAAATCCTATTAGAAATTGTGAATTACACCGGTGTGTGTTCTGTCGTGAGCCAGACGGTGGCAGCACAGAGCTATCTGTGTCCTTGGGCAACGTCAGAAAATCAATTTCCTGCTTGTTCACGGTTTGTCTGCCTGCAGGAGTTGAATTGAAAGGGGCCGAAAtctgtgtatatgcatatacCTGTCCTATATATTTGAAATCCaattaaaatacttattttttcatCCCGTACAGGTAAACGCTAAAGGAGGCTCAGATTCTCAGACTTGATGAAGCTAACTTTGACTGGTGCTGTCTACCTGAAGACTTATTATATTCAAAGCCGTAGCATAGAATAAGAATAGTTATAAAATCTACTCTTGACAAAAACTCAgtgtttaaatcattttttaagaaCATTACTTTTGAAAAAGGAGAAACCTAAAATTcgaaataatgtaaaatgtaaacatttctttCTCACATCATTATTCACTTAATAAACTTCTCCAAGCAAACATGTTATTTTCTAGTTTTATCATTCATATTTTGATGTGTTCGACATGAGTTCTGAAATGATATATGAATTCAGAGGTTTGACTCAATATTAAATGGGATTTTTTACAAGTGCCCAGCACAAAAGATTTATCTACAGAGTAAAAATCATGGGCATAATTGTAAATGAAAGCATGCCAGCCAATGTATAACTTTAAGCCATGGGTACAGAACTAAAAACTAGGTTTAGACAAATCTTTTATTGACTTTCCATACAACCCTTTCTCAAAAGTTAACAAACTTTAATCATCATCCAAGAACATCTATTGTAGTAAGTTTACGCCAATGATATTTTCCATCTGCATGTATTTGCAATGAACATTAGACCATCAATTTTAATACGCAGTCATGGACTAACCTCTCTATTTATCTACATTTGATCTAAATGTAATGGTGTTACTGGGGGCTTTCCTGAAAAACAATGCAACCCATTCAAAGGTAATCGGTGGAATATCTAACTGAAACAAGTGAAAATAAGGAAAATGTGTCATTAGTTTATCAAGATAAACTCAGTTCACACATAGCAGAGAATTATCCagaaatattaatgaattgagTTTCTACTGCTGCTGAAGTAATGGTCTAGCTTTAGTCTTTTGAATCCACACTAATCTCATTATCACCTACTGCTGCCTTTTGCAGTTCTTGCCCAGTGACTTTctaggaaagaaaaaaagtgcacTTCTCTGATGCCAATACATACGATATTGGCAAGACATGCCTCCAAGATCAAAAGCAATGCATAGAAAGTCCCCCTGCTCAAAAGATCTCTTTGATCCTGGCTTTCGGTCTAGTAACAGAAACACCCTACACCCTATTCATCACACCTTAAGAATTATGGCCTATCATCACAAAGCCATTACCCAGCTGTTCAGAAAGGTCAGGCCTTTCTCTTCACCCGAAGCCGATATCCACCAGGCTACTGGACACCCCTTCCCCTTCCTTTGTAACttcagaaaatacattaaactTCTTGTGCTCAGGCTCTTATCGGATGTTTACGCGTGGAGATCCGGTACTGGGAGAAAACGTTCTGCCCTCCATTTTAACTAAATGCCACATTAGCAGAGGTTAAAAGCGGACCTTTCTAGAAACTCCATCCACACCACCAACCTCCCCCACCTCCATACAGTTTCACCATTTTATAAGCAACAGTCTTATACTTTCAACGAGGTTTACTTCCTGTATGCTACTCAGTCACCAGCAAAAGAAAAGACTTGTGGTTTAGGTTTCACGTTTTCCAAAACTCGCAGCTTCTGCTTTTGAattcctggtttttgttgtgaTTCTAACTGGTCAAAAAATGCTCTGAAAATTGCCAGTGTTCTTTTTGTCCTCatcacatttcctgtttgtaGTCATATGTCTCAACGTTCATTTTTATAGAAGATTGTATTAGTATGGATTGATGGTTGCATGTAATAACCTCACTATGATAAGATCACTCCTTCATAAAGAAAATGTTCACAAATACATGGATGTGTTGTACACCTGTTTTCTgacattgcatttatacttgGGTGAATTCCTTGCTTATAAATTTTGGATATGGGCCATAATTTCACTTTATCTTCCCTAGAGTGTCACAATACATCCATATCAAGTCAGCATTGGCGTCCAACAGTTTAACTGGAAAGAGATATGATATTCCCCTATGACTGTGAATATTGGATGATTCCACATTGGATTGAATCTGGA from Anguilla anguilla isolate fAngAng1 chromosome 8, fAngAng1.pri, whole genome shotgun sequence includes these protein-coding regions:
- the si:ch211-133n4.6 gene encoding uncharacterized protein si:ch211-133n4.6 isoform X2 — encoded protein: MLFRDILLLCSLAVVLVKGDLDADGGAQAMSTDHDSTSDEVPTESMNSISPDQPNDEPQYYNGGNGDPSSTSAEADHSDGHQPGNDANGSSDVTKSSIEDHDDESPDSDEGKR
- the si:ch211-133n4.6 gene encoding uncharacterized protein si:ch211-133n4.6 isoform X3: MLFRDILLLCSLAVVLVKGDLDADGGAQAMSTDHDSTSDEVPTESMNSISPDQPNDPSSTSAEADHSDGHQPGNDANGSSDVTKSSIEDHDDESPDSDEGPKHK
- the si:ch211-133n4.6 gene encoding uncharacterized protein si:ch211-133n4.6 isoform X1, translated to MLFRDILLLCSLAVVLVKGDLDADGGAQAMSTDHDSTSDEVPTESMNSISPDQPNDEPQYYNGGNGDPSSTSAEADHSDGHQPGNDANGSSDVTKSSIEDHDDESPDSDEGPKHK